The Lysobacter capsici genome has a segment encoding these proteins:
- a CDS encoding ECF-type sigma factor: MTRLLQAYRAGDESARDALYALVYGELKGIAIRRLARMGRSIIDPTELVNEALLRLLGDRIQAQDRQHFFRIAATAIRCTLIDVIRQRQAEKRGGDVVITAFDPARESAPHGPTPDQRWLEVEDALVALDKPYPRQCRVIELAFLVGLKQQEIADALAINVRTVERDLRFAKAWLREQLAP; the protein is encoded by the coding sequence GTGACCCGTCTGTTGCAGGCCTATCGCGCCGGCGACGAATCCGCGCGCGACGCGCTGTACGCCCTGGTCTACGGCGAGCTCAAGGGCATCGCGATCCGCCGCCTGGCGCGCATGGGCCGTTCGATCATCGACCCGACCGAACTGGTCAACGAAGCCCTGCTGCGCCTGCTCGGCGACCGCATCCAGGCGCAGGACCGCCAGCATTTCTTCCGCATCGCCGCGACCGCGATCCGCTGCACCCTGATCGACGTGATCCGCCAGCGCCAGGCCGAGAAGCGCGGCGGCGACGTGGTGATCACCGCGTTCGATCCGGCGCGCGAATCGGCGCCGCACGGCCCGACCCCGGATCAGCGCTGGCTGGAAGTCGAAGACGCGCTGGTCGCGCTCGACAAACCCTACCCGCGCCAGTGCCGGGTGATCGAGCTGGCGTTCCTGGTCGGGCTCAAGCAGCAGGAAATCGCCGACGCCCTGGCGATCAACGTGCGCACGGTCGAACGCGACCTGCGTTTCGCCAAGGCCTGGCTGCGCGAGCAGCTCGCGCCATGA
- a CDS encoding class I SAM-dependent rRNA methyltransferase: protein MNNEIPTVRLKNAWKSTHPWIFQRLVDKPAQRPKPGAIVNVVGVDGVWIGRGFYNGHSRIALRMLENDPDVEVDAEWFARKIAASVSLRRDVLKLDQVSDAWRVVHSEGDGISGLVVDRYGDLLVVEYFSAGAFRHREWIYDALRAQFPGCRFYAFADEHVQKQESFDFRGTEPVPPSTITEYGIKFRADPAGAHKTGFFADQRENREWLSQQVAGKRVLDLCCNTGGFGVYAKARGAEEVIGVDIDADVLNIAKGNAKLNGANVKFVQADIFPYLRDMGNAGEQFDVVILDPAKMTRDREQVIAALKKYLDMNKLALGVVKPGGLFATFSCTGLVSEDQFLDMLRRAAFYAGRTVQVLKVSGAGADHPWLAQVPESRYLKAVFCRVLD from the coding sequence ATGAATAACGAAATCCCCACCGTACGCCTCAAGAACGCCTGGAAATCCACCCACCCCTGGATCTTCCAACGCCTGGTCGACAAGCCCGCCCAGCGGCCCAAACCCGGCGCCATCGTCAACGTGGTCGGGGTCGACGGCGTCTGGATCGGCCGCGGCTTCTACAACGGCCATTCGCGCATCGCCCTGCGCATGCTCGAAAACGACCCGGACGTCGAAGTCGACGCCGAGTGGTTCGCGCGCAAGATCGCCGCCTCCGTGTCGCTGCGCCGCGACGTGCTCAAGCTCGATCAGGTCAGCGACGCCTGGCGCGTGGTGCACAGCGAGGGCGACGGCATCAGCGGCCTGGTCGTGGACCGTTACGGCGATCTGTTGGTGGTCGAATACTTCAGCGCCGGCGCGTTCCGTCATCGCGAATGGATCTACGACGCGCTGCGCGCGCAGTTCCCGGGCTGCCGCTTCTACGCCTTCGCCGACGAGCACGTGCAGAAGCAGGAAAGCTTCGACTTCCGCGGCACCGAACCGGTCCCGCCGTCGACCATCACCGAATACGGCATCAAGTTCCGCGCCGATCCGGCCGGCGCGCACAAGACCGGTTTCTTCGCCGACCAGCGCGAGAACCGCGAATGGTTGTCGCAGCAGGTCGCCGGCAAGCGCGTGCTCGACCTGTGCTGCAACACCGGCGGCTTCGGCGTCTACGCCAAGGCGCGCGGCGCCGAGGAAGTGATCGGCGTGGACATCGATGCCGACGTGCTCAACATCGCCAAGGGCAACGCCAAGCTCAACGGCGCCAACGTCAAGTTCGTCCAGGCCGACATCTTCCCGTACCTGCGCGACATGGGTAACGCGGGCGAGCAGTTCGACGTGGTGATCCTCGATCCGGCCAAGATGACCCGCGATCGCGAGCAGGTGATCGCCGCGCTGAAAAAGTATCTGGATATGAACAAGCTGGCGCTGGGCGTGGTCAAGCCGGGCGGTTTGTTCGCGACGTTCTCGTGCACCGGTCTGGTCAGCGAAGACCAGTTCCTCGACATGCTGCGCCGCGCCGCGTTCTATGCCGGCCGCACCGTGCAGGTGCTGAAGGTGTCGGGCGCCGGCGCGGACCATCCGTGGCTGGCGCAGGTGCCGGAGTCGCGGTATCTCAAGGCGGTGTTTTGCCGGGTGCTGGATTGA
- a CDS encoding transporter produces the protein MRMKPGSIPLCMAALIGLGTAAPAHADDAPSFDRPGIAFSTGTLPKGRFAWEQGLPDFQRDDDGGARSTQYNANTTLRLGLSDTVELQLATSPYNYLRERNDDGGRRSRHGAGDTGLALKVALPSSHDKFSWAVLGAVTAASGARDFSNGATQYTLGTTLGYDFSERVSGALYFNLDRSDGEDTWTWSPSLSVALSDTVGAYIEAGISHIDHQSTTSVAGAGVTWMATSRVQLDASLDWGLDRDSPDLQGGIGVAVLFD, from the coding sequence ATGCGCATGAAGCCGGGTTCGATCCCGCTGTGCATGGCCGCGTTGATCGGCCTGGGCACGGCCGCGCCGGCCCACGCCGACGACGCGCCGTCGTTCGACCGTCCCGGCATCGCGTTCTCCACCGGCACCTTGCCCAAGGGCCGCTTCGCCTGGGAGCAGGGCCTGCCCGATTTCCAGCGCGACGACGACGGCGGCGCCCGCAGCACCCAGTACAACGCCAACACCACCTTGCGCCTGGGCCTGAGCGACACGGTCGAGCTGCAACTGGCGACCTCGCCGTACAACTATCTGCGCGAACGTAACGACGATGGCGGCCGCCGCTCGCGCCACGGCGCCGGCGACACCGGGCTGGCGTTGAAGGTCGCGCTGCCTTCTTCGCACGACAAGTTTTCCTGGGCCGTGCTCGGCGCCGTCACCGCCGCCAGCGGCGCGCGCGATTTCAGCAACGGCGCTACGCAATACACGCTCGGCACCACCCTGGGCTACGACTTCAGCGAGCGCGTGTCCGGCGCGCTGTACTTCAACCTTGACCGCAGCGACGGCGAGGACACCTGGACCTGGTCGCCGAGCCTCAGCGTCGCCCTGAGCGACACGGTCGGGGCCTATATCGAAGCCGGCATTTCGCATATCGATCACCAATCGACGACCTCGGTCGCCGGCGCCGGCGTGACCTGGATGGCGACCTCGCGCGTGCAGCTCGACGCGTCGCTGGACTGGGGCCTGGACCGCGACAGTCCGGACCTGCAAGGCGGGATCGGCGTGGCCGTGTTGTTCGACTGA
- a CDS encoding rhomboid family intramembrane serine protease has translation MQLPTEAPVPDTPAQRKADRRRLLRALNASLAFVLLLVAVFAAQSSFDVRAFTVQPWSLHGLIGLLTAPLLHGSVEHLAANATSLLLLGTLAGAVYPKATVRALPIVWIGSGIGAWLLGDPGSYHLGASGVTHGLMFLVMTLGLLRRDRPSIAAAMIAFLLYGGMLLTVLPREIGVSWQAHLGGAVAGVIAAFVFRLRDPLPPRKRYSWEDEDESMVPAHEELEPPSPREVPVLWNRPEHQTGVVLRFPPRNGQEE, from the coding sequence ATGCAACTGCCCACCGAAGCCCCCGTCCCCGACACCCCGGCCCAGCGCAAGGCCGACCGCCGCCGCCTGCTGCGCGCGCTCAACGCCAGCCTGGCGTTCGTGCTGTTGCTGGTGGCGGTGTTCGCCGCCCAGAGCAGCTTCGACGTGCGCGCCTTCACCGTCCAGCCGTGGTCGCTGCACGGCCTGATCGGGCTGCTGACCGCGCCGCTGCTGCACGGCTCGGTCGAGCATCTGGCCGCCAACGCGACGTCCTTGCTGCTGCTCGGCACCCTGGCCGGCGCGGTCTATCCCAAGGCGACGGTGCGGGCGCTGCCGATCGTATGGATCGGCTCGGGCATCGGCGCGTGGCTGCTCGGCGATCCGGGCAGTTATCACCTCGGCGCCAGCGGCGTGACCCATGGCCTGATGTTCCTGGTCATGACCCTGGGCCTGCTGCGCCGCGACCGGCCTTCGATCGCCGCGGCGATGATCGCGTTCCTGCTCTACGGCGGCATGCTGCTGACCGTGCTGCCGCGCGAGATCGGCGTGTCCTGGCAGGCCCACCTGGGTGGCGCGGTGGCCGGCGTGATCGCCGCCTTCGTGTTCCGCCTGCGCGACCCGCTGCCGCCGCGCAAGCGCTACAGCTGGGAAGACGAGGATGAATCGATGGTCCCGGCGCACGAGGAACTCGAGCCGCCGAGCCCGCGCGAGGTGCCGGTGCTGTGGAACCGCCCCGAGCACCAGACCGGCGTGGTGCTGCGGTTTCCGCCGCGCAACGGGCAGGAAGAGTAG